The following are encoded in a window of Deinococcus seoulensis genomic DNA:
- a CDS encoding winged helix-turn-helix domain-containing protein, with product MGYHCCIKQTPLTAPLAHDADTFWHLYRASTCAVERRRAQLFALLAEGRPVPEILQVTRYNRVTVYGLVKRYREQGLAGLRDARHANQGAPRLLTAEQQQTLAARLHADFEQGIVWSGKDVQDWLQQQYGMSVHLGRTYEFLRAAGFTPQRPRPRHVGGDEAAKEAFNSKS from the coding sequence ATGGGCTATCATTGTTGCATCAAACAGACACCTTTGACCGCTCCTCTCGCGCATGACGCTGACACCTTCTGGCATCTCTACCGGGCCAGTACCTGTGCCGTCGAACGACGCAGAGCCCAACTCTTCGCACTCCTCGCAGAAGGACGCCCCGTACCAGAGATCCTTCAGGTGACCCGGTACAACCGGGTCACCGTCTACGGACTGGTCAAGCGCTACCGCGAACAGGGGCTCGCTGGCCTCCGTGACGCGCGCCACGCCAATCAGGGCGCCCCCCGCCTCCTGACCGCCGAGCAACAACAGACCCTGGCCGCCCGACTGCACGCCGACTTCGAGCAGGGCATCGTCTGGTCCGGTAAAGACGTTCAAGACTGGCTTCAGCAGCAGTACGGAATGTCCGTCCATCTCGGGCGCACCTATGAATTCCTGCGGGCGGCTGGCTTCACTCCTCAACGGCCTCGACCCCGGCACGTTGGCGGCGATGAGGCCGCAAAGGAAGCGTTCAACTCAAAGTCCTGA